In a single window of the Dasypus novemcinctus isolate mDasNov1 chromosome Y, mDasNov1.1.hap2, whole genome shotgun sequence genome:
- the LOC139438340 gene encoding testis-specific Y-encoded protein 2-like, with the protein MASEAGPGEGPAPQARSEHLVGLASGPLVGESLGPAGERSPQSCRAGPEAQAPAGGKESGEAPVCGEVAFQATEIRGKKDEAEVGKDVVVENILEVAVIVVEEEREEKLAERRKQNRQARPERGPTSTRPSLEQLLALQLDLEPVNAEASRAFFRLKRTLWQRRKKHMDNRKAVIQGIPGFWVKAILNHPQISAMITDQDEDMLNYMTNLEVENTQAKNHCKITFFLGETRISRMK; encoded by the exons ATGGCGAGTGAAGCGGGTCCTGGCGAAGGCCCGGCTCCCCAGGCACGCTCAGAACACCTCGTTGGCCTGGCAAGCGGCCCTCTGGTAGGAGAGTCGCTGGGGCCTGCCGGCGAGCGGTCCCCACAGAGCTGCAGGGCAGGGCCGGAGGCACAGGCCCCAGCTGGAGGGAAGGAGTCGGGGGAGGCCCCGGTATGTGGGGAGGTAGCCTTCCAGGCAACCGAGATCCGGGGAAAGAAAGACGAGGCAGAGGTGGGGAAGGATGTGGTAGTGGAGAATATACTGGAGGTGGCGGTTATAGTAGTAGAGGAGGAGCGAGAGGAGAAACTAGCGGAGAGGCGGAAGCAAAACAGGCAGGCACGGCCAGAACGTGGACCCACCAGTACCCGACCCTCCTTGGAGCAGCTGTTAGCCCTTCAGTTAGATCTGGAGCCAGTGAATGCCGAAGCCAGCAGGGCCTTCTTTCGGCTGAAGCGTACCCTGTGGCAGAGGCGCAAAAAACACATGGACAACAGAAAAGCCGTCATCCAGGGTATTCCTGGTTTCTGGGTCAAAGCC ATTCTGAACCATCCCCAGATATCAGCCATGATCACTGACCAAGATGAAGACATGCTTAACTACATGACCAATCTGGAG GTGGAGAACACCCAAGCCAAGAACCACTGCAAGATCacattttttttaggagaaaCCCGTATTTCCAGAATGAAGTAA